Proteins encoded by one window of Gambusia affinis linkage group LG17, SWU_Gaff_1.0, whole genome shotgun sequence:
- the bxdc2 gene encoding ribosome biogenesis protein BRX1 homolog — MSWTSQLVAVLLRYVVCQPPFRKSSRRRRSCTSMAASKRKRGGDRAFDKKGKKGKFVVDKDETPPETEQEAKNEVTVPAPVSLGKWTNKERVLIFSSRGINFRTRHLMQDLRTMMPHSKADTKMDRKDKLFVVNEVCEIKNCNKCLFFEAKKKQDLYMWISNCPHGPSAKFLVQNIHTLAELKMTGNCLKGSRPLLSFDPKFDKEPQYALLKELFIQTFSTPHYHPKSQPFVDHVYTFSIADNRIWFRNYQIIEEDASLVEIGPRFVLNLIKIFQGSFGGPTLYENPNFRSPNLHRQQIRLAAAAKVREKQLVKEIQKIKREDAKEEVDNDVTADVFVTPDEQKPVHIQTEPPTSKVVKKKHKPFKRERMQRGRR, encoded by the exons ATGTCTTGGACAAGCCAGTTGGTGGCGGTACTGCTCCGTTACGTTGTTTGTCAACCACCATTTAGAAAaagtagtagaagaagaaggtCTTGTACAAGCATGGCTGCGTCCAAAAGAAAACGTGGAGGAGATAGAGCCTTTgacaaaaaggggaaaaaggGTAAATTTGTTGTAGATAAAGACGAAACTCCGCCAGAAACCGAGCAGGAGGCAAAAAATGAAGTTACCGTCCCAGCACCGGTTTCTTTG GGCAAATGGACCAACAAGGAAAGAGTTCTTATCTTCTCTTCAAGAGGAATCAACTTCAGAACCAGACACCTGATGCAAGACCTGAGGACCATGATGCCTCACTCGAAAGCAG ATACCAAAATGGACAGGAAGGACAAGCTGTTTGTTGTTAATGAG GTGTGTGAAATCAAAAATTGCAACAAGTGCCTCTTTTTCGAGGCAAAGAAGAAGCAGGACCTCTACATGTG gaTCTCCAACTGTCCGCATGGACCTTCTGCAAAGTTTCTGGTTCAGAACA TTCATACGTTGGCTGAGCTCAAAATGACAGGAAACTGCCTGAAAGGATCCAGACCCCTGCTCTCGTTTGATCCA AAATTTGACAAAGAGCCCCAGTATGCTTTACTGAAGGAACTCTTcatccag ACATTTTCCACGCCTCACTACCATCCTAAGAGTCAGCCTTTTGTGGACCACGTCTACACTTTCTCCATCGCAGACAACAGAATATGGTTTAGAAACTACCAG aTAATTGAAGAGGACGCCTCTCTGGTGGAGATCGGCCCACGATTTGTTCTAAACCTCATAAAGATCTTCCAGGGAAGCTTTGGAGGGCCCACACTATATGAAAATCCAAACTTCCGATCTCCAAACTTG CACAGACAGCAGATCCGCCTGGCAGCCGCAGCCAAAGTGCGAGAGAAGCAGCTGGtgaaagaaattcagaaaataaagaggGAAGATGCGAAGGAGGAGGTCGACAACGATGTGACGGCTGACGTCTTTGTTACACCAGATGAACAGAAACCTGTTCACATTCAGACGGAGCCACCTACGTCAAAAGTGgtgaagaagaaacacaaacctTTCAAGAGGGAGCGGATGCAGCGGGGACGCAGATGA